Proteins from one Triticum aestivum cultivar Chinese Spring chromosome 7A, IWGSC CS RefSeq v2.1, whole genome shotgun sequence genomic window:
- the LOC123149698 gene encoding 3beta-hydroxysteroid-dehydrogenase/decarboxylase, which produces MDPSPVGQEARRLCAVTGGRGFMARHLVAALLSSEDWRVRITDLAPNVTMEPDEDDALLGAALRDGRAAYISVDVCQLAQLTQALEGVDTVFHTATADQIKNNFQLHYKVNVEGTKNVIKACNTCKVKTLIYTSSSAVVFDGVHGLFGADESTPYPDKFPDAYTQTKAEAEKLVMRANGIDELLTCCIRPGSIFGPGDTIVPTLVSYGGMMIIVGDGKNCDDFVYVENVVHAHICAEKTLSTKDGAKRSGGKTYFITNMEPVNMWDFIYMVLEELGYKSRFRLRIPLCLLEPITFVVDWSYNNIFSHYGMRQPSMLTSTRIKYVTLNRTFKCNNAVEQLGYKAIVSLKEGVNMTTDFYKRLRARDMHISI; this is translated from the exons ATGGATCCTTCCCCGGTCGGCCAGGAAGCACGTCGGTTGTGCGCGGTGACCGGCGGCCGGGGATTCATGGCGAGGCACCTGGTCGCGGCGCTGCTCAGCTCCGAAGATTGGCGCGTGCGGATCACCGACCTCGCCCCCAATGTCACCATGGAGCCCGACGAGGATGATGCGCTCCTTGGCGCCGCTCTCCGTGACGGCCGCGCCGCCTACATCTCTGTCGACGTCTGCCAATTGGCCCAGCTCACACAAG CTCTGGAAGGGGTAGATACTGTTTTCCACACTGCTACCGCGGATCAGATCAAGAACAACTTCCAACTCCATTACAAGGTCAACGTCGAGG GGACAAAGAATGTCATCAAGGCTTGTAACACATGCAAGGTTAAGACACTCATATACACTAGTTCCAGTGCAGTTGTATTCGATGGAGTTCATGGCCTCTTTGGTGCAGATGAATCAACACCATATCCAGATAAG TTTCCTGATGCATACACACAAACCAAGGCAGAAGCCGAAAAACTGGTGATGAGAGCCAATGGAATAGATGAGCTTCTCACTTGTTGTATACGTCCTGGCTCCATCTTTGGCCCTGGTGACACAATAGTGCCAACTTTAGTTTCTTACGGAGGAATGATG ATCATTGTTGGTGATGGCAAGAATTGTGATGATTTTGTATATGTTGAGAATGTGGTGCATGCTCATATATGTGCCGAGAAAACCCTTTCTACCAAAGACGGTGCAAAGAGAAGTGGAGGCAAA ACCTACTTTATAACTAATATGGAGCCAGTGAATATGTGGGACTTTATTTACATGGTTTTGGAAGAACTTGGATACAAAAG CCGTTTCAGATTAAGAATACCTTTATGTCTTCTGGAGCCGATAACATTTGTGGTAGACTGGAGCTATAATAATATATTCTCGCACTATGGAATGCGTCAACCCAGCATGCTAACATCCACAAGAATTAAGTATGTGACCCTCAATAGAACATTCAAGTGCAACAATGCTGTTGAACAACTTGGTTACAAAGCAATAGTGTCACTCAAG GAGGGAGTAAACATGACTACCGATTTCTACAAGCGCTTAAGGGCGCGAGATATGCACATTTCTATTTGA